Part of the Flavobacterium alkalisoli genome is shown below.
TGCCATGGGTTCAACACTGGGACTACGTCACTTCCTTAAATTAAAAGGGCATGATGCAACGGTTATTTCTCCAAATGAGTTTCCTGACTTTTTAACTTGGTTACCGGAATCGGATACAGTAAAAGTATTTGAAAAAGATACTGAAACAAGCACGCGTATTTTACAGGAAGCCGAAATAGTATTTACACTCGACTTTAATGTGCTTAGCCGTACAGGAGATACAATGGAAGCGGTACTAAAAGCACTTACGGTTCCGTTTATAATGATAGACCATCATCAAAAACCCGATAGCTATGCTGCTTATATGTTTAGCGACACCAGCTATGGTTCTACCTGCGAAATGGTGTATCATTTTATAAACATGCTTAATGAAAAAGACCTTATAGATAAAACCCTTGCTACCTGCCTTTATACAGGTATTGTTACCGATTCGGGTTCTTTCAGGTACCCATCAACTACAGGTACCACACACCGCATCGTTGCAGAGTTTATTGATAAAGGCATAGACAACAGCGAAATTCATAGCCTTCTATACGACAATCATTCTCATAACCGTATACAAATTTTGGCAAGGGCTTTGCAGAACATGAAAGTAATGCCGCTTTACAAAACGTCTTACACTTACCTTACTCAGGACGAACTAAACAGTTTTGGGCATGCTAAAGGTGATACAGAGGGTATTGTAAATTACGGGCTTAGCATGAAAGATATTATGTTTACGGCTATGTTTACAGAAAACAAGGATGAGGGAATAATAAAAATATCCTTCCGTTCTAAGGACGGCTTTGATGTTAACCAGTATGCCCGTGAGCATTTTAGCGGCGGCGGA
Proteins encoded:
- a CDS encoding DHH family phosphoesterase; translation: MMTSHDIDKIKSLLASPKKIAIIPHRNPDGDAMGSTLGLRHFLKLKGHDATVISPNEFPDFLTWLPESDTVKVFEKDTETSTRILQEAEIVFTLDFNVLSRTGDTMEAVLKALTVPFIMIDHHQKPDSYAAYMFSDTSYGSTCEMVYHFINMLNEKDLIDKTLATCLYTGIVTDSGSFRYPSTTGTTHRIVAEFIDKGIDNSEIHSLLYDNHSHNRIQILARALQNMKVMPLYKTSYTYLTQDELNSFGHAKGDTEGIVNYGLSMKDIMFTAMFTENKDEGIIKISFRSKDGFDVNQYAREHFSGGGHINAAGGKSTDTLEATIQKFIATLAHTKID